ACCAGCAGAATCCCAATTTTGGACAAAAATTTGGTGTATCACAAACCATCCAGTAAGTGAAATGTATGATGACACACATCAAAGAGGGAGTCTACCCTACAGTAAaccaaatctatatatataaaacaaagttgtgttagttacactatttataagtcaagaacggctgaaccgatttggctgaaaattggtacggaggtagctaagaactgggagaaggacataggatactttttatcccgttcccgattcaggattccgccccactggtctctaaaagttacagaaatacccgtaagaaatgcattgcagcaaacatatgttattaaatgaaagagcctgttcaaatttaatcagctgttctttgtaaacatatataatgcgacaaaagaaatatatgtttatatcatttaattactatttttaaatttctttacacctatagtttgaaagcttagagtaagcttaagagaaacagcaaattttgtttcaactgtttctgcaatcactgttaaacatagactttaccaTCCAGATAATACagttcaaatttgacgtaaaaattcacctttaactgcaatatttatctaatataaaccatgctcgtgcttgatcagaagaacaatgcagatatcaaaattactatcttacgttggctacaaatataaagaatgttataaaactaaccttagttgttttttttgacagaagtttggttctcaaaactccgtgcgtacatattctctcgatcgagacaacaaagcaagctcaatcatggcatcggagatataactaattcgatccagaagtgatacacgcgcaaagcctaaaataaaaaccatacgcaatttcgctttaaaacatctgaagctcataatcattagactgtaataatatgtacctaaaatatgcctattttcgtttcaaaattacattgagcgccatcatttattacattgtatgtgcgctaatgaattccgactttttgactcctgtccacgatggtctaatatagttaattgtatacaaaaaaatagaatattggagaaaaattccagttatttcacaggtgcatattgagattgttttaaaatttaaatcttaaatagatcatgagtatatttcagtgactatcatttatctcagaagggtaataacgacgttcaaaagaaatatgcctcctatgtcccaatttttctgtaggaaatcgtgtgcgaagccatgggtgaaaatcaagagttttcgttataaaatactaggAATTTATTGatgaactagctgttacccgcagccaatcgcgcattaattgcttttactaagtgatataaggacttcggttcttaagattagcgtgcgaagccatgggtaacagctagttttcatataaaattggaagttcacaaaaattaaatgagatgtcgaataaaataatgatttgaaaTGTACAACAAAACTAAagcattttatttacaaagtaaatacaACTTTTCTTAAGTAAAGTAGCAGTCTATACCACAGCCTAATATggaaaaggtaattttttaacCTCCAAGCAAAATGTCATTCTCTTTACTTTCCCTCTTCTTGGTGAGATAAGCGGTACGGAACTCATCGTCTAGAGTAGCACTGTAATGTGTGGGGGGGATGAGTGCAGCGCCTACAAAACGTTTCTCagcatttaagaaattaaatgttgTCACAGCTTTCTCCGTCGGCAAAACTTCAATGTTCATTCTATCCTCTGGCTTCCACCGATTCATCATCTCGTACACTTCCTTCCGCACGTTCATCAGGAGTTGTTGATTCCTCGCATCACTGAGGCCGATGACCAGCACATCCAACTTCGGTGCCAGATGGAGAAACAAAGACAAGCTCTTTTCGTTTACATCGTAGTCATCTTTCACGTTCCAACTGAGCACCGTACGAGGGAACATGGCTACCGGACCCACTACGAAAATACCGTTGTTGAGACGAAACCCTAGTAGACTGTAACTATTGATCATCATAGAAGCACCCTCCTCactattcaaaatattaactGTAGTTTTCCCGTCCGCTTCGTAGGCTGCCAGCTGAGAGGAATTTACGGAGAACCTTCTTATGTGCTTTTCAATGACAACACCAGACTTGTTAAAAGTTCTGAGGggatatttcaaaaagtttatcaATGAAgccattttataattaaaaaaatattcacaagtaaaataaaatgttcacagtTTGTCACAAAACGATAGTGATTCCCGAGACTATCATGACCGGGGACGCAGATATCCTGTGTTGGGCACTGTCTCTGGCAGGAGATGTTTGACTTTGTATTCAATCCCAATTCCGTCGTATTGAGTGTTGACTGAGACAATTCCCTCGGGCTTGACGTTGGGACCAGACAACGGCTCCAACTCGTCACTGGAACAGATAATAAACATGAACGTGAAtgacaaaatatgttattttatagttacCCTTCTAAGGACTAATCGCGCGATTTACCCCAGTTGgatttacttctggctggtttatactttcctgTTGAATTACTGGATACatcaaaaaccaatgtgtcacatGTACACAACCccatagatgtccaggagcgtgCCTGTGCCACCAATGACTCATTCACTGTGACATATTAGGGTAAAAGGAGAACTGTACATATTGGGAACTAGAAACaggatttaagaaaattaaagacCTCTACACACTAAAAACAACTCAAACGTTTTCAATTGATGTATAATCTAAAGGTATTTGATCGGTAATAAAGAATTTATCAGTAAAATACAAATCAACACTTTCTGTATAATGACATCACATGATCAACATCGAATAATCGACGGTTCCTGGGTTAAAATTAGTCAATTGTTTGTAAATTGACTATGCAAATGTGAAAACTCAGCAAATAATACTGTAccatttgtacattttattattacaattttatattattttgtcaaaattgaaatgtcaaaattaaattaaattagttggAAGTTTCAAATGTGAGATTCTGTGTGTAATAGTACTGTTGATAAGTTATAGAATTGGTTAAATTTGGTTATAGGAAAAATCAATCATGCACAATTAAACACATTATTGCCTAGGTCCATCTAGCTACTGTTAACTTGGTGAACCTACAGAGTGAGAGGTAAGTATGTCATCTCAATACCGGCCTTTCACCTAAACTCTGTTCACAGTGagcaattcttatttattttaatttaatttcaaactattaattaattcaaggtaattatttcataatttatgtattttgaataatCAAGTAGGTATCTGGAATGTAACAAAGTAAAAGTCATGTaggaacttaaatataaattggaaagaatatattattaacaatttgaaaaaatgttattaaactttGTTAGTTATTTTCAAGATTGCTATTTTATTCTGtgaatgaaaatacatttttattcaaactattgtatctaaaatttacattttttatgaaatatttatttgatttagtataaatatttgatattaatttaatttatagctatacaatttatttctatttaagcCGACTTgcgatatttaaaaatatatttgttacaaagcACACAGAGATTGTTACCAAATGGTCGTGGAATGAATCTTTGGTTTCTTGGaaaattataaagattttgaataattaacttttaaactttgtttaacattatttttgaaatacgGTACTTCCTTTACATCAGTggtacaaatgtttaaattcttagaaatattttaaataaatttattaatctagCAAAAGTTGACTCTTTCTCATTCCTTTGCGAGAAATATGCTGATATCAAGAAATTCCTGCCAGTGTCCTTTGTAAGAGCTGTTCAGTAGGAACTATTTTACATTCCTATTAGTCCTATTATAAGCGAGTGTGTATGTAGTTGATTAATATTCAGATATATTATGTGAACATAGGGCTGGCAAGACCCAGGGTGGGTCCCGGGGCAAAACACTGGCAAGGGCCCCCTCCCCGACATGTTGTAATCTACTTTTATTACCCACCAAATTTTCATGTTCTACTAAAATGAgtttaattactaattaagtactaaaactgtttataaagaaGTGATTTCTTAGTGAATAACTACAGTTTTGATCTTGACCAATTATTGGTGTAGCAGTTGAGAAAAATTCATCATTATGGCAACAATGCCCTCAGCATGCCAGAGCATGTGGCACAGTAATTCACTAAATATGTTCAATTAAACCTGTGTTAAAAGTTCCATTATGTGACCAATGCCAAATGTTTTCATCATCCAGGCAAAAATAACgttaaaatgctaattttatcctaacatttttttatcatataattctaaaGTTGCACAATCAAAAACACTGGACATGTCTAACATATAAATTTGGTGTTAATAAgatcacaagtttccgagttatgaatgttTTAAGTTGCAGTTTAGTTGAAAAGAGTcaaaaaaacatgtttcattgttACCAACACAAAAACTTAAagttgttgtttgaaaataattttgtaattaggattttgacattattttattccTCTTTAATTGGTCATCGTGTTTTTTCAGAGTGAGGGTACAAGTTCGTCATGtaatcatgtgttatttttagattaagGAAAGCTATGTTTATGTGATCAGAAGTTACTATATGGTAGTAAGTGGATAGTACGTGCATAAAAAATTAGGAAGTTATGATTACGttagttttgctttatttattaaacttatgtttgttttttatgctgtttatatgtttgtaaaaagttTGGTTTAAATTGGTtgctcttttttaaatattttttatccacACTGGTAACGAGCTTcacgttattaacctattgcaatcgcattcctgaacaaaacaatataaggttatAACAGGATGGAAATgacaaatattgaatttaaaacattaaaagtggaattaCTATAGTTATAGCCGGAGACTTCGTGATCAGGCCATTTAGAATTTGATCTTTTAGTGACAGgtagtttgtttttataagtactactttttgATAGGTAATACCTCGAGGGATGTCTTTTGTATGTTGCTCACACTGTTGGCCGGAAAAAACTTGTGTAAGGCTGAAAAGAACTTTATTCTAAGAAGATCTAAATGATCAAAAATTCCTTTAATTTGGGTCAAATTCAAATGTTCAGCGTTATTGCAATTTTACTTATTCCAAGATGGCGTAACAACTGACGCCAGCAGCAACCAATACGAGGTTGACTATAACAAGACTACGTGATCCCatagaataatgaaatataactCTGTGTGAGAAAAGCAGTTCCactttaaatgttctataacTCGTTATTTGTCATTGTCACCCCTTGAAACCTAGTACTGTTTTGTTCAGGACAATAGCGACAGGTTAACACTGTGAAACTCCTCTTTTGCCACACCAGCCGTTAAGTTTATAATTACTGAAATTGGGATTCTTTTGTTATGGTATGAGGATCTATTGACAGAAAATAATTACTGTATCAAATAAagcaaacttttaataaattcttgtaaACTAATTTCTCCttttgagaataattttaaaccgCTATAATCAGGTGGTTTATGTTGAGTAATGgcaaaactatttttcaataaaagaataagaatatttattttctcttcaacacaaaaataattttttcaaataaacagaaggaaacatgatatataaaacttattgatacaaaaagaatcattacttaaagaaatttaaataaaataatactcagTATTATAAGCCGGTATcattcaaacacaaaatattgcCTTTCTGAAACAAAATACAGGACATTTAAATGCAATTGACTTCTTAATTATAATTGGCGAGAAAAAGGCCTCATCTTAATTATAAGGCCTTGTTTTTCTAAGGTACCTAATTAGGAGTTTTTAAATCTTTCACAGGTACAATCTAATCAAAATGCAAtccaaagtaatatttttttataatattaacatttcttttatatttttaggcaTACCAGCctactacattttatattattggttCAATCCTCAGCGGTACATATTGGTTGtaagaaaatcttaaaatggCTAAAAAATGTGAACTAGTATTCGAACAAGTTCCACCACAAGTTTCAGTGCTGGTAAACACTTTTAGCAAGCAGGGTCAGTAGGGTTAAGTTGGGTTATCTTTTTTATTAACCTACCTCAGTTTCTAGTAGCAGTAGAAAATGGTtatctttagaaataaaattatcaaattgttttaaccctcgaactggcaatcaacattataatgtcgatctgacaAGCACGTGTTTTGagtttatatagtacataaataaacactaccaccactatttacataccatttcaaacagaaagaattgctgatttcaatagtaaaatttgttttgctgttttggcaacagtgatgTCACAGTCACGTTATACATCTCGCCAAAAATAATTTCATCTAGCTATTTTGAATATTTGTGATATAGCCTATCATGGGTATGGTTTATAAATGTTGGTTTATAACttgttatagctttgttttaggctATACTAAGCTAAATTTtagcatattttgaaaatatttactgtaaaatatatttttttgtaatttttttacataattgtatccatagtaacaaatttagttacgtcccaccacttttcaaaaatacaagaaaattagttattaattaatttattgttttgtagtggATAAGATTgtctaaatttttgtatattttggaagtatttagtgtaaaaattacattttttaaaatttttttaaaacaattttaaccatAGCAACAAATTCATGTGTggtacttattataaatatattatatacagggtgaatttaagttagtgtcgaaaacttttttgggtgatactactcagtattatagaccaaaatatgaaaataaaaaatccctatcccatctatcttttaactacaaccaatttcgctattttgttaaaaaatcatgttttgtttcaataaaattcaatttcctccattatttttaatgttttttaaaattctgaatccatttttgaaatctacccaaaattttacatgggaataatggagaaaaactgtcttgaaaataagtttgatacaaacaaattgctaataaatcaaattcttaagttttcggcaaaaacattaaaaagatattagacccgaggaattaaatgaagttaattctgaagagaggccaataccacaaaaaacttgcccattttgtgttttttgggattttttattttcatattttggtctataatactgagaagtatcacccaaaaaatttttcaacactaacttaaattcaccctgtatatatatatatatatatatatatatatatatataatatatatatatatatatatatatatatatatatatatatatatatattcattgaaaccagataaaattaagaataaattggctatctcagattctaatatttacaacattatcacaCTTTACCAGATGCAGCCCCACCACTTTTCAAAAAAGATTTGTGCTCTTTTTTTGACGATTTAtggaaaattatactttaattatcTCCACATTTTCCTGACATCaatatagtgcagtcattgaagcattattgctccgaatttttttactgtgaaccgaattgcatacaattttggaattaggttcatcttacccttaacttcaaaagtgaaaatgatttgaactccgcaaccaccctggggttggttgccaccccttctcgggggtgaatgtgttttttttcaaaataacctcggatatcgatagaaggcctaattttaagcaataaatcatctataaaggttttttaaaaatctaatacttttccaagttattggcaattggaaattcacaattttttcacgtttttcatcggttttttgcaaatatctccaaaaatatacgttttatcgaaaactttataaaaaacaaaattgtagcaggtacaaaaatgaacaatttagttttttataaagtattataagtacaatattaagctagatattaaagatcaaagccgtttttttattttgtctgaaatttaatcgatgtggtcaatgccatctagcggcaagcagatgcattttaggaaTTCTAATAAAAAcgggttttgtagtgcttgaaataacctttaaaatgagcactattaaaagtcttttgcacgtaaaaataagtgagctgtattgcaaataaagaagagcatctaatgtttttttctttgaaatcaatgggtttcataagtgccatttccacaaaaattaaaatttatcgtattccgcctagaactaactttattatgaagagtttgatagattgtatcagtttggctgcttcgacacatatttttcaaaaaaagtcacgattaaaaaaaatttcaaattaaaaaaaaaacccaccttTTTTCATCATATCTCAAAATTTCGACAGATACGTAAAAAGTGTAGGGAtacaaaatttaggtattttagtgacaaacaatttagtttttttggttttttctgtcaaacaaaaattgacggataTATGATTGTTTagagagcgcgtggcagcgcaatcacagcctctcttaagccctttaacccttcaccgttttagaaaaaggttttttactatatattgcaataaaggatgttgtagctctcttaattacctttacagtcgttttttataaattgtgatagcatggaaattgaaggagttatggtccaaaaacttatcatatttttttctacttagtaactgaaaatttcggagtgtgaatatttggagcaatgtgaaagtacgcagtataatagagacccaaaactattttaatgtgtatatacagggtggaaaaaaagtatggaaacgctttcactaattttgtatggcttcacttatacaaattaaatttttgtacatcaccacttgtattaagaacctagtttttgagaccagtggggacattttatcttttcaggggacggcccgtgaggagtcggacgaaaatcttaaatgtaagcataggccgagtttggtatcaaattaaaggtcctagtaaagagaaactcatta
This genomic stretch from Homalodisca vitripennis isolate AUS2020 chromosome 6, UT_GWSS_2.1, whole genome shotgun sequence harbors:
- the LOC124364097 gene encoding NADH dehydrogenase [ubiquinone] 1 alpha subcomplex assembly factor 3, giving the protein MASLINFLKYPLRTFNKSGVVIEKHIRRFSVNSSQLAAYEADGKTTVNILNSEEGASMMINSYSLLGFRLNNGIFVVGPVAMFPRTVLSWNVKDDYDVNEKSLSLFLHLAPKLDVLVIGLSDARNQQLLMNVRKEVYEMMNRWKPEDRMNIEVLPTEKAVTTFNFLNAEKRFVGAALIPPTHYSATLDDEFRTAYLTKKRESKENDILLGG